CTGTTTGAATATTACACAAAATAAAGATCAAATTCTTGATGTTGcatcgtttaattatttaacgtaCACCCATTTACTTATTTCTAATTCTTACCTGTGATTTAATTCTTAAACACGGAGCTAGAATGAGTTTCGAACCTTTAGTCTTGATATCCCTTTCACTTTGAATACACAATGTGGAATTGGTAAGTCTTATTTGATATTGATCAATGTAATTCCTCTTCCTTGAATGCCAAGGTTGCATTGGCTTTTGATCTAACTTTGACCATTTGTCCTTTAATTGGATTTCATTATCATCCGGCAATACTAATTCGGGATAAACTACTTTGAGATACCAAGCAAAACTTTtgcaatttaatttttgtcgCAAAGCAACTCTATCGGAAATATCGCcgtaatctatttttttaacattttttaaaaaataatctttatattcgTCCATCCATACATGTGCAACGCGTAAAGagttttttaacattgtatCATATTGTTCGTTGCTGCCATATGGTCTGCGTCTTCTAAAAACATGGCCAACTCTTGAACATGGTATAAGTTCAATACTTCCACCACACATCCATATCTGTAAATAAAGGGACGTATTTGTAATTCCAGTATTATTTTCGCATCaactattatacatatacattactACATTTTAATCTTACTCTAAAGGAGATCTCTAGATTTTCACCACCCCAAATGTCCATGCCAGGATCATATTCACCTAACTCCATAAAGTATGTTTTGTCGATAGCAAATAATCCTCCTGCCATAGTTGGCGATCTGTTGGTAATATAATATGCCTATCTATTTCAGATTACACAGtattttatgtgtatatatatatatatatatatatatatatatatatatatatatatatatgcatatttaaaaaaaagtcttTTTACTTGATAGGTTTTACAAAGTCTTCGTGATTGGTCAATGTACCAACGGGTAAGTTGTCCCATTTAAAATGCAGTCCCCAATTGAAACCTCCCCTGACCAAAGGACTCCCAGTATATTGGAATGTATCTGcgtttataatatcgataactgGCATAGGTACAATAGTCCTTGAATATGCTATTCTCGAAAGAAGAGGTTCTATCCATTCTTTATTTACTTCAATGTGACTgtctaaaaatattaaaacgttcCCTGTTGCCTTTCTCGCACCAAACATTCTTGCTCTAATCAATCCTTCCCTCCTTTcagttttaaataattttactttgcCGTTAAAGTTATCGATgtaacgttttattttttcatgtaACATATTACTCTCGCTATAATCATTCACTAAAATAATCTCATGTAATAATGACATTGGTGTTCTTACGATCAAAGATTGCAAAGATCTCATGAGCGTTGTATAATGTTCGTTGTAGAAACAAATAACGATACTAGCGTTTGGCAAATTATTTGCATACTTTTGCGTTTGACACAATTCATTTCTTGTGTCTAATATGTCTCTGTAAAAGCCAATATTATCCGATACCAAGatgttaaaagaataatttttatatccttcatttcttttctcttgatcTTCCAAATTCCTCACCATTCCTAAAGTATCCAATCCTAAAGAAATTGGTCGTatcatgttatatatttttaatataattcgtgTGTTCATACACCCACACTCATCTCAAGTGTAAgtattcaatttataataatatataatttctattgtattattgtaagGGCGCAGGTACACATACAAGATCTTACCATTGCTCAATGAAACGGCAGGTTTAAGCGAAACTGCTTGTAAATGATGCAGCAGCTTGTTGCTGTTTTCATAGTTATTCATGCCTATTgaagtatatatagatatgtacgtgggtatgtgtgtgtgtgtatatatatatatatatatatatatatatatatatatgtatatgtaagttATTTTTGTCGGAACATTATAAGAGTCCATTAACTTTATCAGATATTATTATGGTACCTTTATCAAAAGTTTTGGTCTTTGTTAAAACttgtaaaaaatttgatgacgagtaaatattcttatttccttCGTTGTGGGAAAGCGTCGAGTAAAGGTATAAGCTCAATATCCATGTCAGCGATGCTATCACAACCCCAGTTATAAATGCTGTGTACGTTGTCGACATAATCTGTAAGTTgacaacaaaatattaatgtttcttAATAGAGAGTTAACTCGTACggcgatataatttatttctatattttacgGTTGAAGATAAGACGAATGATTtcattttacatattataaatgtgTACTTACTTGTTGCTTAGAACGGCACTTGTCGCTTTATCTTCAAATTTGCTATTTAACGTTtacattataatacatattttcagGTTATGCAGTAGAAACTCAATTAGTACGGACAAGGAcattgtaaatttaaaatagataaatacgaatgtaataatcgtatataatgtacgaggaaatatttaaaagtattagTAACAGTGCAGTCGCATTCtcttatctttgttatttcacaatatttcatgaaaatattttgattgcACGTGTAGCGTGCTTCGTTTAGTTCGTCGCTAGACTTCGCACTGATCGCCTGGCTCATTTTTcctatatacattaatatatccaAAGGTTGGAAAAATCCAATTATCGATCCACGACCACGGCACAACATCTACAATACTACAGGAACTACATTgtctactataattattttcttcatatgCTTAATTCACAGATGTCGTAGAATTAAATCTTGCCaggaatattttacattacagTCAAGAATGTCAGTTTGAGTTTTTTTCTCGGCGAGCGTCTGAATAcattgattatttaaaattatacatttttgtttGCATCCATGTAATTCGCACCTATCAATGTCGTTgcctgtctttttcttttcctcatcAATGAagctttttctatttcgatgAATATTCGGTGAAAATATAACTCCGGTCCAATAATCCGTATCATTGCTATTTTGCAATGCAACCTGCGTTCCAGTACCTACAATTTGCCAAGAGTATTTGATCTCGCATTTATACGTTGAAcatttatcattatgattggAATATTGACTTTGATTTTCTTCTAGATCATTATGTAGCAAAACTTTGGAAGTTTGCGAACTTGTGCCTATAATCTGCcaggaatattttattttacaatcacAACCATCTTCCATGCAtcgtttattctcttttccttcggaCGTTTTAATTAACCACGATCTTTTTTCAGGCATACCTATACAATTAATATCCTCAAACGAACATTTAACGTCATACCGTTGGTTATTGTTACGTTTACTTTGTGATATGTgcaaatatgaattattattctttatgtcGAATACGCATTGGGTAGACCTGCTATAACGTATGGCGCTCATTGATCCTTttatgtctctttttttttctctactagaacataaataacaaattttaggATGGTATACTTGTAATAATCGCATTTCACTTTTATGATTTACTATTTTCATCATATCCTCGCTATAACTGGTATAAAGTTTATCCTTCGCATTGacatcttcttttctattgccGTCGATGCATAAATCAGGTGTAATAAGATTGCAAAAAAATGATTGATACATTGGAGCAATTAATAAATCTTCGTTATTTGTAGTTTTCATCTTTGAGAACGTTAATCCGACAGTATTCCTTCGATACTGATTTTCCGTGCGATCGAGATTCGACGTTATATAGTTAATgcaatttatatttgttttatcagtctcttgaaaaatattttcagtcATCggcataaatattttattgtttctatggaacgtatttttctttttacaaagtaaagtatttttttcaGCAGAAAATTGATCTTTCTCGCACGGTCGTTTAAGTACCTTCTGTTTTTCTCGTGCGTCACTACATAATACTACTGTAGAAATAGGAAAGGACTCTCTACTAGAATTAAACATCTTTTCCTGAGAATGACATTTATCGTCCGATGAATTTATTGTATTCGGAAATAAGAgagatttattttcgttttctcccTTTAACCTTCTcgatttataagaaaattgttCTGAAGTACTAGAAATATCGTTCTTTTGCGAATCTACTTTATTGCGGCTAATACTTTTCTCGTATCGCGTcttgtacgatttttcgtaGGTAGAGCCATATACCTAAGatatattgatttaattaatg
The genomic region above belongs to Vespa crabro chromosome 2, iyVesCrab1.2, whole genome shotgun sequence and contains:
- the LOC124433113 gene encoding polypeptide N-acetylgalactosaminyltransferase 35A isoform X1, which codes for MSTTYTAFITGVVIASLTWILSLYLYSTLSHNEGNKNIYSSSNFLQVLTKTKTFDKGMNNYENSNKLLHHLQAVSLKPAVSLSNGLDTLGMVRNLEDQEKRNEGYKNYSFNILVSDNIGFYRDILDTRNELCQTQKYANNLPNASIVICFYNEHYTTLMRSLQSLIVRTPMSLLHEIILVNDYSESNMLHEKIKRYIDNFNGKVKLFKTERREGLIRARMFGARKATGNVLIFLDSHIEVNKEWIEPLLSRIAYSRTIVPMPVIDIINADTFQYTGSPLVRGGFNWGLHFKWDNLPVGTLTNHEDFVKPIKSPTMAGGLFAIDKTYFMELGEYDPGMDIWGGENLEISFRIWMCGGSIELIPCSRVGHVFRRRRPYGSNEQYDTMLKNSLRVAHVWMDEYKDYFLKNVKKIDYGDISDRVALRQKLNCKSFAWYLKVVYPELVLPDDNEIQLKDKWSKLDQKPMQPWHSRKRNYIDQYQIRLTNSTLCIQSERDIKTKGSKLILAPCLRIKSQMWYETAKNELILGQVLCMEGGGKIPKLGKCHEMGGNQDWRHKSSNGTPIYNMAIGTCLGALRATKKAEIIMDLCTKSDVSSMSWDLVRSKIGQKTIR
- the LOC124433113 gene encoding polypeptide N-acetylgalactosaminyltransferase 35A isoform X2 — its product is MSTTYTAFITGVVIASLTWILSLYLYSTLSHNEGNKNIYSSSNFLQVLTKTKTFDKGLDTLGMVRNLEDQEKRNEGYKNYSFNILVSDNIGFYRDILDTRNELCQTQKYANNLPNASIVICFYNEHYTTLMRSLQSLIVRTPMSLLHEIILVNDYSESNMLHEKIKRYIDNFNGKVKLFKTERREGLIRARMFGARKATGNVLIFLDSHIEVNKEWIEPLLSRIAYSRTIVPMPVIDIINADTFQYTGSPLVRGGFNWGLHFKWDNLPVGTLTNHEDFVKPIKSPTMAGGLFAIDKTYFMELGEYDPGMDIWGGENLEISFRIWMCGGSIELIPCSRVGHVFRRRRPYGSNEQYDTMLKNSLRVAHVWMDEYKDYFLKNVKKIDYGDISDRVALRQKLNCKSFAWYLKVVYPELVLPDDNEIQLKDKWSKLDQKPMQPWHSRKRNYIDQYQIRLTNSTLCIQSERDIKTKGSKLILAPCLRIKSQMWYETAKNELILGQVLCMEGGGKIPKLGKCHEMGGNQDWRHKSSNGTPIYNMAIGTCLGALRATKKAEIIMDLCTKSDVSSMSWDLVRSKIGQKTIR